The Coccinella septempunctata chromosome 9, icCocSept1.1, whole genome shotgun sequence genomic interval cgagctcaaaatattcttttattttgaatcactaggcgaactttcgtttgtTTAAATgcgaacttttattgaattttttatttttcaattggaaaaaaaatctttcgtcaATATATTCCACATATGAGGGGTTCACAGCTGAGGTGAAGCAaatccatgcagcctagttttgagatgaatggcttacaAGTTGTTTAtcatcaataaattcaaaagtgacttctttaaatttttgtaatGTGAATATAAGCATTTGCTTACATTCtaacattttaaaatctaaagaagtcacttttgaatttattgatgaTAAACAACTtgtaagccattcatctcaaaactaggctgcatggattTGCTTCACCTCAGCTGTGAACCCCTCATATGTGGAATATATtgacgaaagattttttttccaattgaaaaataaaaaattcaataaaagttcgcATTTAAACATGTATATTACACACGAGGACTGTTGGttagaatatttcaaagaaacactCGAGATAAACACTTGAAATTATATAGTTGAGCTATAAATTCGTTCTCTTTCCCGTTTTACCGAAAATTATATCTACTTTCTTTTGTTTAATGTAACACCCAGTTTTCTTAATCATGATCATTGAATTGCTTTAATGTTGATAACTATGAGATCTTTACATTAAAATTACTGATTTTCTAGATTGTATTGAAAGAAGACATACCAGTGCTTCTTCTCCGTTGATTAGAAATTCAATTAAACCATATACTTCATGACTTAAAACATTGAGAAGCTTTGGCATGTCTTCTAATGAAATCTAGAGGATTCGTAAATTTCATCTCAAAATATTGGAATAATGccctatttgagaaaatttttagattttttttaagatttctgacaaatgtagaattcaatgaaaagaaaaaagaaaacttGGTGTTACATTGAAAAAAGGTCGTGTCATTTCTGGCAAAACCGGAGGTCGGACGAATCTGGagttttattccaagaattcatCTCTCCCAACAAAGCTTAACAACTTGATTGAAGCTTaacaacttaatttcaagtgtttatcacgatttttctttgaaattcacGAAACGGTCTTggtgaatcactctgtatatacagatctgtctgtcccgtctatggccggggcgacggacaaggagggaaacacgcatttgggtgctttccgtccctgtctgtcccgtctatggtcggggcgacggacaaggagggaaacacgcatttgtgtgctttccgtccctgtctgtcccgtctatggccggggcgacggacaaggagggaaacacgcatttgtgtgctttccgtccctgtctgtcccgtctatggccggggcgacggacaaggagggaaacacgcatttgtgtgctttccgtccctgtctgtcccgtctatggccggggcgacggacaaggagggaaacacgcatttgtgtgctttccgtccctgtctgtcccgtctatggccggggcgacggacaaggagggaaacacgcatttgtgtgctttccgtccctgtctgtcccgtctatggccggggcgacggataaggagggaaacacgcatttgggtgctttccgtccctgtctgtcccgtctatggccggggcgacggacaaggagggaaacacgcatttgtgtgctttccgtccctgtctgtcccgtctatggccggggcgacggacaaggagggaaacacgcatttgtgtgctttccgtccctgtctgtcccgtctatggtcgGGGCGACAGACAAGGATGAAAACCACACACTTGTGTGttttccgtccctgtctgtcccgtctatggccggggcgacggacaaggagggaaacacgcatttgtgtgctttccgtccctgtctgtcccgtctatggtcgGGGCGACAGACAAGGATGAAAACCACACACTTGTGTGttttccgtccctgtctgtcccgtctatggccggggcgacggacaaggagggaaacacgcatttgggtgctttccgtccctgtctgtcccgtctatggccggggcgacggacaaggagggaaacacgcatttgggtgctttccgtccctgtctgtcccgtctatggccggggCGACCCGCCTATCCAGACCTAGATCTGGACCGAGCAAAGGTGGGtttcacctctccccggtccggatccagatctgaacagggcagacgtgggtcccacttctccccggtccggatccagatctgaacagggcagacgtgggtctcacctctccccggtccggatccagatctgaacagggcagacgtgggtctcacctctccccggtccggatccagatctgaacagggcagacgtgggtcccaCACGTGGGGGTCTCCTCACACGTGGGtcccacctctccccggtccggatccagatctgaacagggcagacgtgagTCCCACACGTGGGGGTCTCCTCACACGTGGGtcccacctctccccggtccggatccagatctgaacagggcagacgtgggtcccacctctccccggtccggatccagatctgaacagggcagacgtgggtcccaCACGTGGGGGTCTCCTCACACGTGGGtcccacctctccccggtccggatccagatctgaacagggccgACGTGGGGtcccacctctccccggtccggatccagatctgaacagggcagacgtgggtctcacctctccccggtccggatccagatctgaacagggcagacgtgggtctcacctctccccggtccggatccagatctgaacagggtagACGTGGGCCgttctcacctctccccggtccggatccagatctgaacagggcagacgtgggtctcacctctccccggtccggatccagatctgaacagggtagACGTGGGTCCCACACGTGGAGGTCTCCTCACACGTGGGTCCCACCTCTCccccccggtccggatccagatctgaacagggcagacgtgggtctcacctctccccggtccggatccagatctgaacagggcagacgtgggtctcacctctccccggtccggatccagatctgaacagggtagACGTGGGCCgttctcacctctccccggtccggatccagatctgaacagggcagacgtgggtctcacctctccccggtccggatccagatctgaacagggcagacgtgggtctcacctctccccggtccggatccagatctgaacagggtagACGTGGGCCgttctcacctctccccggtccggatccagatctgaacagggcagacgtgggtctcacctctccccggtccggatccagatctgaacagggcagacgtgggtcccaCACGTGGGGGGTCTCCTCACACGTGGGTCCCACCTCTctccggtccggatccagatctgaacagggtagACGGGGGTCTCACCTccccccggtccggatccagatctgaactgggcagacgtgggtcccaCACGTGGGGGGTCTCCTCACACGTGGGtcccacctctccccggtccggatccagatctgaacagggtagacgtgggtctcacctccccccggtccggatccagatctgaactgggcagacgtgggtcccaCACGTGGGGGTCTCCTCACACGTGGGtcccacctctccccggtccggatccagatctgaacagggcagacgtgggtctcacctctccccggtccggatccagatctgaacagggcagacgtgggtcccacctctccccggtccggatccagatctgaacagggcagacgtgggtctcacctctccctggtccggatccagatctgaacagggcagacgtgggtcccacctctccccggtccggatccagatctgaacagggcagacgtgggtcccaCACGTGGGGGTCTCCTCACACGTGGGtcccacctctccccggtccggatccagatctgaacagggcagacgtgggtcccaCACGTGGGGGTCTCCTCACACGTGGGtcccacctctccccggtccggatccagatctgaacagggcagacgtgggtctcacctctccctggtccggatccagatctgaacagggc includes:
- the LOC123321151 gene encoding uncharacterized protein LOC123321151, with translation MNKKTWCYITGDLDPDRGEVRPTSALFRSGSGPGRGETHVCPVQIWIRTGERWDPRLPCSDLDPDRGEVGPTCEETPTCGTHVCPVQIWIRTGERWDPRVRRPPRVGPTSALFRSGSGPGRGETHVCPVQIWIRTGER